A stretch of Treponema vincentii F0403 DNA encodes these proteins:
- a CDS encoding C40 family peptidase, whose translation MIWKDIRSFFFRLFLVLSAAVLSAAPSPKDSQRIAFVNNALNYLGTPYRYGGRSAKGMDCSGLVCRNGAEVLKLQMPRRSDAIAEYSKRITDEEIQPGDLLFFNTAGGISHVGIYLGAGKFIHSASDGPRTGVIVSSIQESYWKKTYRFAGSIMKPENIFLAESSVPFFSRTTENCPIHPDIRTNAPSAF comes from the coding sequence ATGATTTGGAAAGATATACGAAGCTTTTTTTTCCGTTTATTTCTTGTACTCTCCGCGGCTGTCCTTTCTGCAGCGCCGTCTCCTAAGGATTCACAACGCATTGCTTTTGTCAATAATGCTTTAAATTATCTTGGGACACCCTATCGTTACGGCGGGCGTTCCGCTAAGGGAATGGATTGTTCCGGCCTTGTCTGCCGCAACGGCGCCGAAGTGCTGAAACTGCAAATGCCGCGCCGCTCCGATGCTATTGCCGAATATTCAAAAAGGATAACGGACGAAGAAATTCAGCCCGGCGATTTGCTGTTTTTTAACACTGCAGGCGGTATTTCCCATGTCGGTATTTACCTCGGCGCGGGGAAATTTATTCATTCGGCATCCGACGGGCCGCGTACCGGCGTGATTGTGTCGAGTATCCAAGAATCGTACTGGAAAAAAACATACCGTTTTGCCGGCAGCATTATGAAACCGGAGAATATCTTTCTAGCCGAATCTTCCGTGCCGTTCTTTTCGCGGACAACCGAGAACTGCCCTATCCATCCCGATATCCGCACAAACGCACCAAGCGCTTTTTAG
- a CDS encoding AMP-dependent synthetase/ligase has translation MYETSKRPWAFLDAWRGKKFTGEWPTLPEMFEITVERFPNRNCLTVFEADRITLTYRETLAAIKKLAGWLIAHGVKKGTHIAVSGKNSSEWAIVYLSALYAGCIVIPIDYGLHDYEITSLLKTAKPLFFFVDEEKYEYFFEQAKTQSFIGEVYSLSGKYTDRYIYNLEAEPLATYFPLRETDTAAILFTSGTMGNPKGVMLSHRNIVSDCYIAQSNLTIFETDVFYALLPLHHSYTMVAVFIEAISVGAEIVFGKSIAVSRMLRELKEGKITMLLGVPLLFNKLLAGILKGIRSKGLLVYGIIRLLMGISYLVKKTTGKNIGKTLFKSVLAKANLTTLRIAISGGGPLSKEVFRAYNEFGIDFVQGYGLTETSPIIALNPKEHFKIESVGRYFHPYMEMKILDPDENGRGEICAKGPMIMQGYYNMPEETAEVLSEDGWFRTGDIGWLDDEKYLYLCGRAKNLIVTSGGKNVYPEEIENAFQMYYNDIEQITARGYHPENDLTSEEIEALIYPADELYKTLNLKRGTPTGDSAAYKKIEAIVETVNKELLPYQRITKTTLLDKPLEMTTTKKVKRYNKAE, from the coding sequence ATGTACGAAACGTCAAAACGGCCATGGGCATTCCTTGATGCATGGCGCGGAAAAAAGTTTACCGGCGAATGGCCGACACTGCCGGAAATGTTTGAAATTACGGTGGAACGTTTTCCGAATAGGAACTGTTTAACCGTCTTTGAAGCCGATCGTATTACGCTCACGTATCGTGAAACGCTTGCGGCGATTAAGAAATTGGCAGGATGGCTTATTGCTCACGGTGTAAAGAAAGGGACGCACATCGCCGTTTCCGGTAAAAACTCTTCCGAATGGGCAATTGTCTATTTGAGCGCACTGTATGCCGGCTGTATTGTTATTCCCATCGATTATGGCCTACACGATTATGAAATTACATCGCTTTTAAAAACGGCAAAACCGCTCTTTTTCTTTGTCGATGAAGAAAAATACGAATACTTTTTTGAACAAGCAAAGACTCAGTCATTTATAGGCGAAGTTTATTCTTTAAGCGGCAAATATACCGATCGCTACATATATAATTTGGAAGCAGAACCGCTTGCGACCTATTTCCCGCTGAGGGAAACGGACACGGCAGCCATACTCTTCACCTCCGGTACGATGGGTAATCCTAAAGGAGTTATGCTTTCTCATCGGAATATCGTGTCCGATTGTTACATTGCACAATCCAACCTTACAATCTTTGAAACGGATGTTTTTTATGCACTGCTGCCGCTCCATCACTCCTATACGATGGTTGCCGTGTTTATTGAAGCTATTTCCGTCGGTGCGGAAATCGTATTCGGAAAATCCATTGCGGTATCCCGTATGCTGCGAGAACTTAAAGAAGGGAAAATTACAATGCTCCTCGGCGTACCGCTCCTCTTTAATAAGCTGCTTGCAGGTATTTTAAAAGGAATCCGCAGTAAGGGACTTTTAGTGTACGGTATTATCCGGTTGCTTATGGGCATATCGTATCTTGTTAAAAAGACAACGGGGAAAAATATCGGTAAAACACTCTTTAAGAGCGTATTGGCGAAAGCAAATCTTACGACGCTCCGCATTGCCATTTCCGGCGGCGGACCGCTTTCAAAAGAAGTTTTTAGAGCATATAACGAATTCGGTATCGATTTTGTGCAGGGATACGGTCTGACCGAAACATCGCCGATTATCGCGCTTAACCCGAAAGAACATTTTAAAATCGAAAGTGTAGGGCGTTACTTCCATCCGTATATGGAGATGAAAATCCTCGATCCCGATGAAAACGGCCGCGGTGAAATCTGTGCAAAAGGGCCGATGATTATGCAAGGGTATTATAATATGCCGGAAGAAACGGCCGAGGTGTTATCCGAGGACGGATGGTTCCGTACCGGCGATATCGGATGGCTTGATGATGAAAAATATCTGTACCTCTGCGGCCGTGCGAAGAACCTCATCGTTACCTCAGGCGGTAAGAACGTCTATCCTGAAGAAATTGAAAATGCCTTCCAGATGTATTACAACGATATCGAGCAAATAACCGCCCGGGGTTACCATCCTGAGAATGACTTAACTAGCGAAGAGATTGAAGCGCTCATATACCCCGCCGATGAACTGTATAAAACACTGAACCTCAAACGCGGTACTCCCACAGGAGACAGCGCTGCATACAAAAAAATCGAAGCGATTGTTGAAACCGTGAATAAGGAATTGTTACCTTATCAGCGGATAACCAAAACGACGCTTTTGGATAAACCGCTCGAAATGACCACAACCAAAAAAGTTAAGCGGTATAACAAGGCCGAGTAA